The following DNA comes from Triticum aestivum cultivar Chinese Spring chromosome 3D, IWGSC CS RefSeq v2.1, whole genome shotgun sequence.
TCAATCCTACGAAGAAAGAAGGAAACATCAAGCGACGTGATCGAAGAGGCAAACTGGATGTCGACACTTGTGTCGATCTTGCAGTCGAGCCTCAGTTACATTGCGGGCTAGAGGAGAAAACGTCGACCGGGAATGACTTGGATATGATCCCGGCGTGCAGCCTAAGCTCATTGCCATCGCGGCCGACATCCTGTATGCTGATCCACGCAATAAAGACCTTCACCTTAATGCCTTCGAGGCCGCTGATCGTGTCATTTTTTATGTTCCCGGCAACCCGAGTGCTGTAGTGGATGTCGTACTGGCCGTCAATACGAAGTTTGCATTCATCGGAGAAGTGTACCTCAAAGGAGCCGTCCGGTCGGAGCTCGTAGTCATGCACTCCCTGCGGGAGGATGCCCGGTGGGAAGCCATATCGCCCTAGCATTTCGTACGCCGTCGGCTTGTTGGCTGCGGGGGCGGGGGCCTTGGCCAGGGTGGCGGCGGTGGAAGTGAGAAGGATGTTTACTATTGCCatgaggaggagggtagtatgctTCGCCATTGCTAGTGCTCTAGCTCAGGCTGACAACTAAAGCTTTGCAGATATTTGTGTGTAAGCACAGAAAGATGCAGGCTATATATAGAGATAAATCTATAAATATTTGGTGTACAATAAATGTGTATTCAGTACTCACCAAAGTTAATAGGAAATATACTAAAAATATTGTCATATAAATTAGATATAAGATATATATGCTCATTAATTTTACAAATCGTAGTAACAAAATAAACATTTAAATGCCTCCAAAAAAATCTATACATTCATTGAGGTGGAATTAAATATTCTCTTATTTTAGCGGAAAttaattttctactccctccgtcccaaaattcttgtcttagattcgtttagatacggatgtatttactactaaaacgtgacttgatacatctgtatttagacaaatttaagacaagaattttgggacggagggggtaCTTTAATAACATTCCTCTTCTCAAAGGCCCCGAgggccatcattatttatcttggCCCGCAATACCTTTTGAATCATGCAAGGCGACCTATTCCCTAGGAATCTTGGCATGTGGCTTCTACCGGCAatatacactacaggaatcagcttatTTGTCGTCCGACATGCACCAAAAGCAGATGgtaaagctctttgccgtccgccaccgacGGCAAACCTGCCCGGCAAAGAGAGCGACGGTAAACATGTTCTTTGCCgtctcactacaggaatcagctacttttgccgtctgccatggcagacggcaaaggcaaggatggcggacggcaaaggcctttgccgcggacggcaaaaggctccggcaatgtagggatcggtaaagagcttctttaccgtctgctttttgaagcggatggcaaaggggcctttgccgtctgccagcggacggcaaaggtcatGGCTCTttaccatctgctggcagacggcaatgactggctctttgccatctgctggcagacggcaaagactggctctttgccgtctgccagcagatggcaaagagccagcagatggcaaagagcctatattgccccatttaattctgttttttcttacatcaattcattttcacagaaaatcaaacacacacacacacagatatatatatgaccaatagtcatgaacacatagtagcaagtttcatccatacatatacatagtttcatcaatattacacagtttcatccataggtagcaagtttcacaaagtcaaaacaaaaactatagacaagcactccatatctgaaattacaagaaatgacctaaaactaaatatctattttcctaaaaactatcttattactaagatcttctctggatcttcttcttttcttccaacctgcataatgaaaacactaagaaagagagaatgggttaggagtagaaatgtagcatttcacttggtgaaatgcaatgtTCAGTTTTTATGTAAGTTTA
Coding sequences within:
- the LOC123075600 gene encoding uncharacterized protein; amino-acid sequence: MAKHTTLLLMAIVNILLTSTAATLAKAPAPAANKPTAYEMLGRYGFPPGILPQGVHDYELRPDGSFEVHFSDECKLRIDGQYDIHYSTRVAGNIKNDTISGLEGIKVKVFIAWISIQDVGRDGNELRLHAGIISKSFPVDVFSSSPQCN